Part of the Phacochoerus africanus isolate WHEZ1 chromosome 8, ROS_Pafr_v1, whole genome shotgun sequence genome is shown below.
TTCCGGCACTTGGTATGAGGTTGCTTTGTCCTTTATTGTCCTCATACCTAGCCATTATCTCTCTTTTAAGGCGGGAGTTTGATTTAGAGTGGGAAGTGATGCTCTGCAGGCTGTGCACGGAGAAGGGGGTCCTAAAATATCCCAGTAGGCATGACCCTTGCATTTGCCAGCTGTCTAAGCAGCGATGTGCCCATCCTTGCGTTGGCGAGTCactccctatgccacagacaaagacaaatcccgGAGGAGCACAAGTTACACCTCCCAGGGTAGTGtcattaatttcttcattttgggGGAGTTTAGAGATTATGTTGTCAAGCCAGGGGTGAGAACTACTACAAGCCTTCCACAGTCCATTTACATGATATCCAACTTGTTTGACTTTCTGGCATAAATTGGAGTCAGAATTAGCCCTTACACATTCATTCAGTGTACATTTGGGGGGGTTTTGGGCATCACATTTTCTCAGAAGAAATTTGAGGGACCTTGGGGGACCAGTAGTCATTTTTCCTGCGATGGAAATTACCTCAGACAGGTGGAAGCAAGGAGTTGGGGTATTCTGAGGCCCACTGGCTATCTGAACTTGGAATGTGAGTCGTGGAGGAGAAAGATTATAGAAGGTCTCAGGGTCTGGTATGGTATCAAAATCAGTGATGGGGACCACTGATGGGAGATACTGTCCATGGCTGGCACGAGGGCTCATATGACATATCCAACAATTATTTAAATTCCCACCATCGGCTACACTCTGAGACAACTTAACTAGAGTATTTTCCTTCCAGGAAGTAGCAGACACCAGTGAGATGAGAcagtaaagaaaaacaagagcCATCATTACAGTTGGGGCCAACAGCTTATATGGGAAGAGTGGTGGCCATAAACTTTGGTACTAACCCTATTACCACAAGGGTTAAATTAAAATAGAGCAAGAGATAAGTATCTCCTGTTATCAATATTACAACAAATAACAGATCTGATTGACTGCAATAACAGGCAGGTAAAATGATGAATCAGGAAGCAAGCAAAGGGACCTAAGCAAATGATAAATCGGAAAAGTGCTCCAGCTGATTATAAATGCTATTATGAATGGCCACACGTCCTTGACTACTTATCTAAGATAATTTCTTCAACTTTAACTGGAGCCTGGGT
Proteins encoded:
- the LOC125132053 gene encoding endogenous retrovirus group V member 2 Env polyprotein-like; amino-acid sequence: MMALVFLYCLISLVSATSWKENTLVKLSQSVADGGNLNNCWICHMSPRASHGQYLPSVVPITDFDTIPDPETFYNLSPPRLTFQVQIASGPQNTPTPCFHLSEVISIAGKMTTGPPRSLKFLLRKCDAQNPPKCTLNECVRANSDSNLCQKVKQVGYHVNGLWKACSSSHPWLDNIISKLPQNEEINDTTLGGVTCAPPGFVFVCGIGSDSPTQGWAHRCLDSWQMQGSCLLGYFRTPFSVHSLQSITSHSKSNSRLKREIMARYEDNKGQSNLIPSAGIYINRDMIRNLSATIEQIAEDTAESIAAQHTSLNSMARVVLDNRMALDFLRAKEGGVCAVAHDTCCTYINSNGEVETQVNKVSQQATWL